The region TGATCTAACTTGTTTAAAATCAAAACCATCCGGATTAAACCATAAAAAGGAAAAAGGAAACATCACATAACCAATGTTCTGAAAAGAAATAGGCATTGATGTTGGATGTTTATCTCACATTCTGCCTAATCCTTATCATTCATTTTTAATTATCAGGATGAGAAGGGCTATCACGTCTTTTACACATGCATGAAATCCAGAACGAATCCTTTTTCTGATGGAACAAGAAAGTTCAATTTTTGTCCTATTTAATCTAGTTAATGTACGAGGGCTTTTCTTGGGCTGCAACACAAAAGAGAAAAATGTTTCCATTAGCCAACGCTTTAAACAGAATTATAgcataatatttttaattttttattcttattaATACATAGTTCTTTGAAAAATCTACTCGCAAAAATTGATTTGTATTTGGATATTTGACATTGCTATAATTAGGTCAGATTATTCCAAGCAGAATGTTGTAATAGTAAATTATGCAAGTAGGCTcctataataaacaaaaaaaaaaaaaaagaaagaaactaAGTAGGTTGCTATCTCTTACATTTAAACCTTTTTTATTTCAACTAAGTTGATGGGAGCAAAATTTAGTCAACACAAAATTAAAAAACATGGGGTATATGAATACTCGATAAAGAGTCATTTCATAAGGTCCAGGTTTTCCACCTTGAGAATTGAGTTGACATTCACCTGAGATTGTAGTGAAAAGCACTTAGATTTGGCTGATGACAAACACCAACTTGAAGACTAATATTAGTTTGTAAACTAAAGATATAACTAATCTACATTAATAAACAgaaataaaaatacttatacacaTACGTGATATATAACTGAGAACCCAATATGGGGGGCTGATGCTATTGGTGGGCCTTTCTCTCATATGAACAAAAGGTCTTGAAGCAGTTTGATTTAACTGAACCCATCAAAAAATTTCAGATAGATGTAAATTAGAGAAGAGAAACCACAAAAATGAAACAAAATTCATATGCAAGCTATTCAGTTTGGTTTGTATTGCAAAAAATACACATTATTTCATTGACTTGTTCAGTAcaacattctactttcatttcttccagcaacattgtactttgaaaaatcaattcatttatagcaatgtcatccaaCTTACAAAACACatttcattgctataattggtACGTACAATACTGTAAAGACTATATATAAAGGCATGAACCCGGATCATAGGAAACCCTAGTACCCTACAGGGGCCCATGTTAGGGACAAACCTAATAAGTACAATATCTACATTCTAACAAATACATTGCATAGCAATGTCATCCAAAGTGAATGTGTGAAGTTTTGATGAACGGAGCATGTAAAAAAAGCTATATAAACCATTACAACTTTTTCCCCATCTTATCTGCAACATCGAGAAGTAAAATATacagttaaatgcaagaaataggaaCGTACTTACTGATTTGTTTGTCATAGaattctactttcatttctttgtaTTATAGCATTGTAATTTGAAAAATAACCAAATTATAGCAATGTTatccaaatacaaagcaattCTCAGTGTTATGAAAGGATAGAATTTtcaaagtatgatgttataagaAAGAGATTGAAAATACAATGATATAATTTGGTAAAATTTCTAAAGTACATTGTCTTAATAAAAACAGTAAGACAAACTAATGCAccttgctatttcttgcattcagTGGTTACATATATGGTAAGTGAAATTATAATTTTCTTCCTTAAAGTGACAGGTTCAGGGGACAAATACATGGTGACCTAAGTCTTCTATATTATATCCTTAACACATATGGTATGTAGTTAGTACTCACCAAAAGGAAAAGGTTTTAATATTCAACTGGCTAAGGGCTACATGCAAGAATTAGCACCATACTTTCATTAATTATTTGTGTATTTTGCAATAATCTACTATCATTTAgttctattacaacattgtattttCAGTCTTTTTCTTATTAAAGCATTATAACATGCAAAATTTACAATATGTTGGGTATATTAAAAGACatccttttgtttatttatttatttttcttcaaGAATGTTGACTACTATACCAACATAAAGGTCAACATTCAGCTCTCCAGTTATTTTGATTAGCTCTCAAATCCATTTTTTCTTTGTATCTTTTAAAGTTTTCATCAAAATTTAAGGCATGTCGAGCATATACTAAGTTTTGAACCTGCATTTAGGGGGCATTCGTATGTTGTTTTGCATGATAACTTATACAAAAGGTACAAATTAAACTTGCTCTTTGTGTGTAAAGACATAAATATATATTAGTAAATTTTGAGAATAAGATCAGTTTATTAACCCAAAAAAATGTGTCATGTGATCAACTGTGTTGTGCAATACAGTTTCCTTTTTTGTGGAGCCACGGAGGAGTTAAATACATACAAACAATATATTTTTGAACATGAATGTTTGGAAAATTCAACTCTTTGGGACAACAAAACAGTAAAACAAAAAGCACCTTCACTgccattagaaaacataaaaacGAACCTAAAATAAGCTTGTGACAGTTGTTTTTTGGGATATACAAATACCTTAGGGGCCATCCTCAAGTAGGCCAGGCTTCCATTGGGAGAGAGCTCTGAAGTGTACTTGTATTTGGTCATCTAATGAAAAGAGATAGATTAAAGATGTGAGATTGATTAACGCAAATTCAAATATGAATTTACTAATCATCAAAGCTTTATCATTTTAGTTATTATCAGCTCTACATAAGAAGTAATACATAAGAAAGATATCTAGTTATCTACCTTTAAAGTGGACACCATCTCCAAACAAAGACCCATATGAATGTTCACGTATTTGATTTTCAAACAGCAGAAATCGCCATATGGTTAGGATGTACTCTCCTGTTGTTAACTGAAATATGGTCAAATCTCCACCAATAATGTGATTCCATGACTTGTAATAACTTAATGCATCTTCTGTTCCATCATCATAAACAAAACTCACCCCACACTCAACATGAAATGGTTCTGGTCTCAAGGTAATAATAATTTGATCACCACATTCCATATCATTCACCCCAAACATCCAATGGCTTAACAAGGTCAAACACTTTCCAACAACATCGACATTGAGAATGTAATGTTTGTATTTCCAGGTGTGGTTCTTTGTAATATTACTAATTATGATCACCGGCAAATTAAAAGTTTTATAACCCAGATATTGAGATGTCAGCACATAGCAGAAATTCAATCCTCTAAGCTTGTTCGGAGATGATGGGATGGTAAATGACATTGATGAGCCCGTGCTTCTATCTGAAATCCAATTTGGCATTTTTTCACCTTCATAAATTGTGCTGAATATTCCAAACTCATAATACATCTGCCAAATACAACCAACTTCATTAATTAAATATACATAGATATTAACACAAAGACAGATAGTTAACTAGACCAAACCTGGATTTCAGATTTCTCTCTTTGATTCACAAGATAGGTTCCCACACGCCTTCCAATAAGGAAATCTAGCTTCGTCCAGCCCAAACTACGTATTACCTTTTCCTCAACACCTTCCATTGGTTGGATTTTGATCAAGCCTTGAAATTCAAACGACGAAGTTGCTAACATGTTCCAGTCTAATATGAACCCTAGTGGAGACATTTGTGGATCAAATACCACTTTTCGTAGCAAATGTTTTTCAGAATCAAAATGGAGGTCCAAAACTCTTAGTGTATGTGGAGGATCCTCGACTGACATCAACATATTACAATTTCTCATACTCAGTAGCCCAAGCCTAGGAAGGCTCCTAATACAATTAGGCAGGGAAACGATAGGATTTCCATCTAAATGTAATTCATTTAACATGAATAGCCAACCGAAGTCCATGGGAAAGGATTCGGTAGATAAATTATTATTTGCAAGTGACAACTTTACTAAAGATCTCGGTAAAGGAATCGTTAAGAACTTCAAATCAGCTGATATAGCCTTCAGAACAGCGGATGACGACGTTCTTGTGTTTCTGCCAATGTTGTTAGCCTTGATCTTTTCCATTGAATCCATATCCCTAATCTTGATTCGAGATTCACCGAGATAACAGCCGTTTAACAATAGGATTTCAACTTTCTTTAACATGCATATAATTCTTGAAAGTTTTTCAAGCTTGATGCAACTCATATCGATGAAGAAAAGTTCAACACATTGCTTAATTGATTCACAAACCTCAAGCAAACCAATGCAACCTCTAAGTATCAACCTCTCAAGTTTAGGGAGGTGGTCAAAGCCACCAAGACTATGAAGTTGTTCACAGAAACTTAAATTAAGAATCTTCAACGATCGAAGCGACCTTTTTTCTTCTGAGCATGATCCAGTCAATTGCTGAGAATAATATGAGTTAGAATGGTAGTGAATTTTATCAACTCACGTAGAAGAGTAATAAATGGAGAAAAGTTACCTTTAGTCTCTTAGGAAGTCCTTTTGGATAGTTATAGCAAATCCCAAATGATTCAATATTGCTATAAGACAGGTCAAGAGCAACCAGATTCTCCATCGGTAAGTCTGGAGGTATAGACTTCAAAGGGAACCCATGCATACACAACCATCTTAATTCTTCTGGAAATTCATTGTAAGAGCCGGTGATTTGCACATAATTGAGTTGTAGCAGCATTAGCCTATCCATTTTACTCAATGCATctgtttttaactcaagtgatcCATGTAATTTCTCTTTCTCAAGCATTTGCATGTCAATGGTGAGGCCTAGCACATTTTCTGTACCCTAAAAAGAAAGGGgatgtaaaaacattttaaaatgctTCAAGCAAGAATAGGAAATGCATACACATGTATGTAAAAATAGGAGATGCTttaagcaagaatacacatcttACCTTTTTTTGCTTCAATGCTTTAAAAGATTCATAACCCCATAATCGACTTCGTTCCCATGGCTTGTCAAGTGATTCTTTACGTACCACAAATTTTCCCATCTCTTGAACCAACTGGTGCATCACCAATTCGATATTCTTTGATTCTTTATTCCATTTGAAACTAAGAAGGCATCTGTCAATAAGATTCGTGATCCCGGATCTTGTCTCTATATCACATGCCTCTAATATTGTTACAGTAAAATCTTTATCCATTCCAACAAAAATACAAGCAATGTGCTTAAACAACTCCTTATCATTTTCTGATGGCAAAGAATCAAAGCTCATTCTTAAGACATTATTTATAGGGGAATTATTCTCTTTCTTTAGTCTATCTATATACCCCTCCCAATAAGTTACATCTCGATTATGTAGAGACCTAGCCAAAACTTTAAGCGCCATTGGATGTCCCTCACAATACTCCACTAGCTTTTTTGACACCTCTTCATAACCTGCCTTGGGATCGTTGCACATAAATGCGTGAAAACACAAAATTTTATGTGAATCAATCTCAGATAAGCCCTTAATCTTGTGCGTTTCATGTTTGGGTTTCACATTCATTTTGAACAGTGCACAACTCTTGGTCAACCATGTATcctttgttgttattattattttgcttCCCGGATGAAAACCTTTTCTTCCAAGTAATGCATCTAACTGGTCGAGACTACCAATATCATCAAGAACCAGAAACACCTTTTTACAGGCTACTACATTCTCTATCATTGAGGTGTATATAGAATCGTCATGAGCATGGCCTTGAACTGAACTTCGTTTTGAAATGTCATCATAGAGTTGCTTTTGTACATCAAGCATCCCATTGGATTTTTTATCACATCTCCTGGTGATATCCTCAATGAAACTGCTTGTGTCAAATTCAAGAAAATGTAATGCATAGACATATTTGGCTAAAGACGTCTTCCCGATCCCACCCATACCCAAAATAGTTAGTATATCTGTTGTATTTGATGATACATCTTTCAACCACGAAGTGACGAATTTAATGGAATTCTCCATCCCAATAAGTTGGGGTGGTGGAAACCTTGAAGATATGTGTAATCTACGGAAAATGTCGTTAAGAATTTCATCAATAAGCTCCACCTCCAGCCTGGAATTTGATTTTTGTAAGAACCAAAAAACACAATCCAAAATACTAATATGCTATATTGGAGATTTAAGTTTTACCAAAGATCCGAATAAAAATTATATCATATTAAGCTATTCTTTAATTAAGTTTTTCACATCATGATAGACATTATCGTGTTTGCACTTCTAACCGTAGTAAAACTAGAGCCACCAATGTAATACAAGATTTAATTAATGGGCCACCAATTTTCATTATGTTTCTATGAAACAACAAACTTAAATATCAATGTGGTATTGCATGAATCGGAACAAAATGTCTGTGAATAGTTATAAGTTAACCTTTGTTACGGTGATATAAATATtagcaaggttctaaatggcgtgaggcgtggcgcgacgattttgtattaatttataattatagtaCCACATAAATatcaatttatattaaatataactactttttagaagtgttatatcaataactaataacaaaaagttaacaaaaaaacacaatacttgtatcccCGATTAggaaagacataacaaagagcaaaaaaatatgtctcaaacgaaaaaacatgccccataacacgccataacgcgccatggcatgccatatcacgccttgGCATGCGTCATGCCTAACAACAATGTTATGAAACTTTTCGTAACGACAAAGTCATGCCTCACTCCAAGGCACGCCATGACGTGCCTTTTAGAACATTGAATATTAGTAAAAGAAACTACAACCATTAAAAATTTGGTTTACTAACTAAATCCATACAAAATCCATTACAACCGATTATTTAAAGGGAAATCTCCTATAAAGTCCCTACATTTTGACTCATATTCAGTTAAGTCCgtatattgttattatttttttattaagtcCTGGTTAAATTATATATTAAATGGTGGACAATATTGCAGATTAGACGGTTTCACGCTTACAAATCTCCTATAAAATCCCTACAATTTGACCCCATATTCAATTAAGTCTCTAGATTTTGACCtcatattcaattaagtccctaCACATAACACCCACATATACAACCGGTTGGAATACCGACTAACCTGCAAATTGTCCACAATTGAATAATTTaaccggtatttgggacttattcagacaaaaaaataatatagggacttaattgaatatgaGGTCAGAATGTAGGGACTTTATAGGAAATTTCTCTTATCTTAATTAATTTATCCATGATAAAATATTAAATGCATAGCAAATGTGTTAAAATTGGCAGAATGGTTAACCAACCTATATGAACTAATTTATTAAATAACAAAATTGGAGAAATTAGATTCAGCTTCAACCCTTTCTTTAAGATTTATCCAAATTTAAATAACGAAGAAACGTAATATAATGCATAAAAAGACTATATTGACTTTTCATTTGTTACCTGCCATTTGCATCCTTCCCTTTTAAACCGGCAACCTCTCTAAGCGCTTTATCCCACAACTCTATCTTTTGAGCCCATTTACTTCTTCTATTCGCATCTGTCTCTGCTTCCATCATCCGTCTATGCTTAGCCATTGCATCTCCAAAGCTACTTTGTTGCTTCCTAACATCGGTGGGCTCAACATGATAAAAAATCGGGAAAACAATATGGTTTGATGACATACGTTGCTCAAGGATAAGCACCAATTCATCAAGGCACCACCTTGAAGAGGCATAATTTTTGGACAACACGATAACAGAAGCCCTAGATGATTTAATAGCACTCTTCAATTCTGGTTTCAGATTTTCCCCTGTTTCAATCTCTTCATTATCCAAGAATGTAGTTATATTGGCATGCATGAGGGCAATATAAAGGTGATTAGTGAAACTATGACGAGTGTCAACACCTCTGAAACTTAAAAATACATCATATCCACGACCATGagttgatgaagaagatgaagatcctTCAGAAAGTTCAGACAGAACAACCATTATGAGTGATGGATTAATGAGCCTTCACCCTTCCCATGATTTTGTGACTTTAATTCTAGTCTCTCCTTATATTCTACAAATAAAATAATTGAAGTGTTTAAATAACAATACAAATGCATCTCCAAACTTTTCCAACCGAATTTAATGTGCTTCAGAAATAACCAACATATCTACAACTATGCATTGAATTAGAATAAACCATAACATTGAACTCGAAATTTGTTTAAAAATTGGTTACTCAGTTAATTAACTGAACTGGTTAAACTGTTTTTGCATTTGATTTAGGTGCAAGAGAATCTCAAACCAATCTATTCAAATTAACCCACAAAACCTTTATGATTTTATCAACACACCATAGACATCCCTAAAATAGTGTAAATAGATTCCATCTAAGGTTCAGTTTAAGTAATCCTCAAACAAGATCAACACCAAATATCATTCTAAACACAAACATATGATTCACTATTACATCCTATGAATGGAATTTCAATAGAGATGAAACTTCAGTGGTAAATCTACAGAAATACCCGATATAATTTTGTAGctcaaaacaaaaacataatccaGGTTATTTCCCAATAAATTGAGCATTAAATAAGTAAATTTAGTGATCTAAACTCTGCACTTGCAAAAACAGTAATTTTGCTTTAAGGAATATAACAACCGATAGTATTTCACAAGAACCGAGTCTGGCTTCAACCGATCGGTAACTTTTGCAAAAATTGGAAGAAATTTAGAACTATTACAACCAAATGTTAAAGCTTGTTCACCATAAGGGTTCAGCATACTTTTCAGGAGCAGATAGCATCATTCAAAAAGAACCATATATAACAAACTGTGTTTATGAATTGGAAACATGAAGGAATTAAGGAAGTTATTTTCGAGGATTCGAGAATCTCCAAAAGTGCACAAAGTTTTGTTCGTCATTCTGGACTTGACGCAAGAACACGTTCTAATTGAAATATAAAGATGAACATAAGTAACTGAAACAGTCGAAATTTCAATCACCTGATAGTGAACAGACAAATgattatgaatttatgattaaaagATCAAAGGGTCGAATATGCGAACCTAACTTGCAAGAATGTGGATTAATTAACAGCTATCTGAAGAACGACGACGATAGCTGAAGCGGCGAGAATATAAGCTGAATCAACGGCGAAGACCAGAGCAAACTGGGAGTCGACGAGAAAGCGAGAGAGGGGGACAATTTATATTGAGTAAATTATAGTTTTTGTCCCTGTGGTTGTGTCCGATCTGCACTTTTAGTtcatgttttgatttttttgacatgaatggtccctgtggtttcaaataATTGCACGGGTGATCCCTGAGGCTAGCTCCGTCTTGAGTTTCCGTTTGAGTTTCATCGTTAAAGACCCCCCATGTGCCCCTCACTTGAGGGTAAATTTGTAATTtcactttctctttctctcttaaCGTCTTTCTAATCTTTTTTCATCCCCTTCCGGTGTGAACTTCAAAACGTAAGGATCTCATAAACACTAAAAAATCAAGCATTGAAGGTGTTTCAACCCACCATGTGGAACATTCGAGGCTTATGGAGTGAGGTGGATGCTCAAGTCTTTTACATTAAGTTTCATAAATCATTTGTTAAGATTGAATCCTTGAAAAGGAGGATTTTTTGTTAAATTATTTTCCGTTTTTTATAGAGGGTGTGCGAAATCTTTTACCACTTGGAAATGACCAAGGTCAATATACATGAACTCAATGTCATGATGAAAGAAACACCATATGTTAAGCACGAAGCTATGTAATATCACTTTGGAATGCATGATGTACACTTAGATTTAGGTCTTTTACCACTTGGAAATGACCAAGATGAGATTAATCGGTCTATACATATGGTGTCGAGTCTAAGGAGATCATGGTATACATTGAGCATGATAAAAGACACGCATATATACTTCATGTCCCCCCACTAACATGCCTATTGAGAAGATATATGGTGACCATGGtcatagtagaaacaagaaaaggAGGAAACAGATAGGGTCTTGCAGCAAGAAACTTGATTTTGACTAGAATAAACTTGTTGGCTTTTCCCATGTGATTAATGTTGGTGATCCTGTTAAAACTTGACATGCTCTATTCCCTTATAAAAACTGTAGAGTGTTTAAAGGAACACAAGAGAAGTTTGATTCCAAAGTATGTGATGATGAGTGCATTATAAATGATCATAAAACAATGGGTAATGGTGAAGGTTTGCAAGCCAATGATAATGATTGATGGTGGATATGGGACAATGGGTGATGGTAAAGATATACTAATGCACAGAAAAATGTCCCATTGTTTGATCAACAGACACTTGATTACTTTAACCCTTTCTTTGATCTTGGAACACACAACCTACCATAAAAGGAAACATCAAGGAAGACTATACCATGAACTTGAAAGTGGAATATGAAACTCACATGGAAGATAATTGAGTTGAAAGCTTAAATGAGTTAAAAATAGTCACATATGTTCAAACAAGCTGAGAGAAAAATGAAGCTCGTGGAAGTAGTAGTGATAGTGAATTTGATGTGGATAAACTAGACATGGTAGATGGTGTGGAGGTTCATATGGTTGAGTTCCATATTGTAAAAAGCCCATGAAGCATAGAACATGATTTGTATTTATTGGCATCTTGAAGGGATTTTTCCAACATGTTCTTCATAGCATCCCTATAATAATAACACAAGACCTAAGGCACATTCGGACATCAAACCACCCAATATATAAAAAACTACACTTTGCTATGACCCTTAGAACAACATCAAAATCTGCAACCTTGGTTGAGATTGGTCAAGGGAATGATGATTACTGATTGTGAACCATAACCACAAAATGATCATATTCTTGACCTTTGTATGggtttgtttttaaatttttgaaGAATGGAGTAGAAAAAACAATGGAGGAAGTGGGTGTGTGGAAGAAGAAGCGGATGCTCAAATTAACAAAAAACATAGTTTGGAGAGAAAGAAAAcgtgaaaaaaaacaaaaatacccTCATATGAGGGTCACATAAGGGTATTTAACGATGAAACTCAGACAGAGTTAACTCAGTGATCACTCTCACTGATGCAATTTTTAAAACGACAGGACCATACatgtcaaaaaaaaattaaaacttgcGCTAAACATGCATATTTGGCCAAACCATAGGaaccaaaactgtaatttactcATTTATAATTTCCACACGGAATGACTTATTCAAAGTATGACTTATTCATGAATTTAATAGAATATATTTGAATACAATTATTTATCCataaattatataataaaaagtTATTTTATAGGTAACTAGATGTGAAACCCGTATACTACACGagttgattttaaaaaaaaattaaacgttAAATTAAAGTAtaacagaaaatattttttaatgtacaactttaaaataagaaaggaaaaatatatttattgcaatttaatatcatatatatgatatttaatattttacatatatgaatatatgactttaatttaaaaaactgaaacaaataaaaaattaacaaatgaaaaatatttatttcaaaaataccacaaaataacaagtgtcaaaactaatAAGAGATTTCAAGAAGAATTTCGTAGGAATTAAAGGTTAAAAAGCAAATGTAATTTAATTCTTGAAACGTGTATAGTACCCGTTGATGAGCTTCCACACAGATACGTAGTTAATACTCGTTCTAGTTGACAAAACTATTAATTATAACGatattatagatttttttttgaacaacTAAAGAT is a window of Lactuca sativa cultivar Salinas chromosome 1, Lsat_Salinas_v11, whole genome shotgun sequence DNA encoding:
- the LOC111916046 gene encoding disease resistance protein RUN1; the protein is MVVLSELSEGSSSSSSTHGRGYDVFLSFRGVDTRHSFTNHLYIALMHANITTFLDNEEIETGENLKPELKSAIKSSRASVIVLSKNYASSRWCLDELVLILEQRMSSNHIVFPIFYHVEPTDVRKQQSSFGDAMAKHRRMMEAETDANRRSKWAQKIELWDKALREVAGLKGKDANGRLEVELIDEILNDIFRRLHISSRFPPPQLIGMENSIKFVTSWLKDVSSNTTDILTILGMGGIGKTSLAKYVYALHFLEFDTSSFIEDITRRCDKKSNGMLDVQKQLYDDISKRSSVQGHAHDDSIYTSMIENVVACKKVFLVLDDIGSLDQLDALLGRKGFHPGSKIIITTKDTWLTKSCALFKMNVKPKHETHKIKGLSEIDSHKILCFHAFMCNDPKAGYEEVSKKLVEYCEGHPMALKVLARSLHNRDVTYWEGYIDRLKKENNSPINNVLRMSFDSLPSENDKELFKHIACIFVGMDKDFTVTILEACDIETRSGITNLIDRCLLSFKWNKESKNIELVMHQLVQEMGKFVVRKESLDKPWERSRLWGYESFKALKQKKGTENVLGLTIDMQMLEKEKLHGSLELKTDALSKMDRLMLLQLNYVQITGSYNEFPEELRWLCMHGFPLKSIPPDLPMENLVALDLSYSNIESFGICYNYPKGLPKRLKQLTGSCSEEKRSLRSLKILNLSFCEQLHSLGGFDHLPKLERLILRGCIGLLEVCESIKQCVELFFIDMSCIKLEKLSRIICMLKKVEILLLNGCYLGESRIKIRDMDSMEKIKANNIGRNTRTSSSAVLKAISADLKFLTIPLPRSLVKLSLANNNLSTESFPMDFGWLFMLNELHLDGNPIVSLPNCIRSLPRLGLLSMRNCNMLMSVEDPPHTLRVLDLHFDSEKHLLRKVVFDPQMSPLGFILDWNMLATSSFEFQGLIKIQPMEGVEEKVIRSLGWTKLDFLIGRRVGTYLVNQREKSEIQMYYEFGIFSTIYEGEKMPNWISDRSTGSSMSFTIPSSPNKLRGLNFCYVLTSQYLGYKTFNLPVIIISNITKNHTWKYKHYILNVDVVGKCLTLLSHWMFGVNDMECGDQIIITLRPEPFHVECGVSFVYDDGTEDALSYYKSWNHIIGGDLTIFQLTTGEYILTIWRFLLFENQIREHSYGSLFGDGVHFKDDQIQVHFRALSQWKPGLLEDGP